One genomic window of Polaromonas sp. SP1 includes the following:
- a CDS encoding cell wall metabolism sensor histidine kinase WalK gives MRRWRREAVCGYSRPKRWRHRWGHSLRLRLITVFLLLALCMGAVFMGGMQRAFSTGWRDAAKPLITDYMDRLVADLGSPPDVGRAQALAARLPISIRIEGPTVNWQSHPDKPDRKLKFFEGRANDWLSRTTADGHRVIFGPGTIPWQGAPHGMFGWITLALLLGLLIGAYAYVRRLLRPLDDIRAGAERFGRGVFDKPIPLRRRDELGELAQRINTMALDIEDMLNAKRGLLLALSHELRSPLTRARLNAELLPASGEGSAPRERDALLRDLGEMRDLISDLLESERLASPHAALRREETDLAALVREVAAEMPAAVHVQLDLAPGLPALALDRTRVRLLVRNLLDNALRYSADAGQPPQVSLQAAEGGVSLEVRDFGPGVDPDQIERLTEPFYRTDGARQRATGGVGLGMYLCRLVAEAHGAQLQVRNAAPGLAVQVLWN, from the coding sequence ATGAGGCGCTGGCGCCGCGAAGCGGTGTGTGGCTATTCACGGCCCAAGCGCTGGCGCCACCGCTGGGGCCATTCGCTGCGGCTGCGGCTGATCACGGTGTTTTTGCTGCTGGCGCTGTGCATGGGCGCGGTGTTTATGGGCGGCATGCAGCGCGCCTTTTCCACCGGCTGGCGCGACGCGGCCAAACCGCTCATCACCGACTACATGGACCGGCTGGTGGCCGACCTGGGCTCGCCGCCCGACGTAGGCCGTGCGCAGGCGCTGGCCGCGCGGCTGCCGATTTCGATTCGCATTGAAGGGCCCACGGTGAACTGGCAGTCGCATCCCGACAAGCCCGACCGCAAGCTGAAGTTTTTTGAAGGCCGTGCCAACGACTGGCTCAGCCGCACCACCGCCGACGGCCACCGCGTCATCTTCGGCCCCGGCACCATTCCGTGGCAGGGCGCGCCGCACGGCATGTTCGGCTGGATCACGCTGGCGCTGCTGCTGGGCTTGCTGATTGGCGCTTATGCCTATGTGCGGCGCCTGCTGCGCCCGCTGGACGACATCCGCGCCGGGGCCGAGCGCTTTGGACGCGGCGTGTTCGACAAGCCCATTCCGCTGCGCCGGCGCGATGAGCTGGGCGAGCTGGCGCAGCGCATCAACACCATGGCGCTGGACATCGAAGACATGCTCAACGCCAAGCGCGGGCTGCTGCTGGCGCTCAGCCATGAGCTGCGCTCGCCGCTGACGCGCGCGCGGCTCAATGCCGAACTGCTGCCCGCATCCGGCGAAGGCAGCGCACCGCGCGAACGCGACGCGCTGCTGCGCGACCTCGGCGAGATGCGCGACCTGATCAGCGATCTGCTCGAAAGCGAACGCCTGGCCAGCCCGCATGCGGCGCTGCGCCGTGAAGAAACCGACCTGGCCGCGCTGGTGCGCGAAGTGGCGGCGGAAATGCCCGCCGCCGTGCATGTGCAACTGGACCTGGCGCCGGGCTTGCCCGCCCTCGCGCTGGACCGCACGCGTGTGCGCCTGCTGGTGCGCAACCTGCTCGACAACGCGCTGCGTTACAGCGCGGATGCCGGCCAGCCGCCGCAGGTGTCGCTGCAGGCGGCCGAAGGCGGCGTGTCGCTGGAAGTGCGCGATTTCGGTCCGGGCGTGGACCCGGATCAGATCGAGCGTTTGACCGAACCGTTTTACCGCACCGACGGCGCCCGCCAGCGCGCAACAGGCGGCGTCGGCCTGGGCATGTATTTGTGCCGGCTGGTGGCCGAGGCGCATGGCGCGCAGCTGCAGGTGCGCAATGCGGCGCCGGGGCTGGCAGTGCAGGTGCTATGGAATTGA
- a CDS encoding class I SAM-dependent DNA methyltransferase: protein MEGVLDMWLDAWGYSEASGSLHVRAESVPGHHPYRTEIRSLLDPKGSIRAKAVFDVEGVPTVCFLESDGNALDDQGLLRSVRERAWNQNLVSMVMVVDATHALAAPTSLPEASFEQIEFKQAKPFGAFSRADVQSGEVFGRHADWFAPENRVDRKLLSNLGIIVEALIKEGLSKSSSQLLMAQVMFVAYLEHRGIVGDVYRKQRKVGSLFELAAQANRAGVIALMASLKKDFNGDLLEPDGGRQVWRDFSDVAFGHLNEFLDHVDMADGQRSFWRYDFRFIPVELISGIYESFLAEDKRDVGAYYTPRHLATLTVDQAFAGSEDILAERVLDGACGSGILLTTAYRRMLAYGEAKAGKQWTFTERIQLLEQNIFGSDINESACRVTAFSLYLCVLENLQPADLLKLTEQGKAHLPTLNERNIIRGAKGDFFSGENPLVKRGNFTLLISNPPWLEPKGKELLSSDRWAADQGFKIPRRQVCLAYMLRAIDAVDPVRGRFCFILPVSSFGAQTSQPFVQLWLDRCELDTAVNFGDLRKLLFENAKQPTLVVVARPRRPREEIPSPETFEYWTPKADVSLAFGRLTLHGTDRHTVQTSVLAYDNSVLTTLYWGTPQDQATIAGLEMLGQIGDLVDEPGWQMTKGFHLKDSAVSEPVSVESIASAPYLDANEFALHGPLLDEGVLVRFPAKVTHVAKLSEKIIGAFQGPRIVFKDGMTSERRICAGFSTKKFSFNSSTTAIVAPKKEADLLRFLSVYLHSDLVRYLLLLTAYQISFERERVSLLNVKRLPFVHPRDHSNPQRAAAIVGEVAAFVKALESSPIIGREEVFDGWRKQAEKLISEYFGLTTSQVARIQEMVQLVVPGLQPSTYTKLLTPLQMRASDHDLQLYVKALLSELGQWRDAMGGSGGFDASLTIGSAQAHGALAILRLDAIAEKSSKAAMRPEVADQAVATLVKTLQHKGVLPVKVRDNVYLAADIVVRHGDSLYLVKPMARRLWLQAEAFRDAERVVRFVQEQAAQ from the coding sequence GTGGAAGGTGTGCTCGATATGTGGCTAGACGCCTGGGGCTATTCAGAAGCCTCCGGCTCGCTGCATGTGCGCGCTGAATCCGTGCCTGGCCACCATCCCTATCGCACCGAGATCCGCAGCCTGCTAGATCCCAAGGGGTCAATCCGCGCAAAAGCGGTCTTTGATGTCGAAGGTGTGCCGACCGTCTGTTTTCTTGAGAGTGACGGCAACGCTCTAGACGATCAAGGCTTGCTGCGTAGCGTGCGCGAGCGCGCCTGGAACCAGAACCTCGTGTCCATGGTGATGGTGGTCGACGCCACACACGCGCTAGCGGCGCCGACATCGCTGCCAGAAGCTTCATTCGAGCAGATCGAGTTCAAGCAGGCCAAGCCGTTCGGCGCTTTTTCGCGGGCTGACGTTCAATCAGGGGAGGTGTTCGGTCGGCACGCTGACTGGTTCGCCCCGGAAAACCGTGTTGACCGCAAGCTGTTGTCGAACTTGGGAATCATCGTGGAGGCCCTGATAAAGGAGGGTTTGAGCAAAAGCTCCTCTCAGTTGCTGATGGCACAGGTGATGTTCGTTGCCTATCTCGAGCACCGCGGCATCGTTGGCGACGTTTATCGCAAGCAGCGCAAAGTCGGAAGTCTCTTCGAACTGGCGGCTCAGGCTAACCGAGCAGGCGTGATTGCCTTGATGGCAAGCCTCAAGAAAGATTTCAATGGTGATCTGCTTGAACCTGATGGCGGGCGACAGGTCTGGCGCGATTTCAGTGACGTAGCGTTCGGGCACCTCAATGAGTTCTTGGACCATGTCGACATGGCCGACGGGCAACGAAGCTTCTGGCGCTATGACTTTCGCTTCATTCCGGTAGAGCTCATTTCAGGCATCTATGAATCCTTCCTCGCCGAAGACAAGCGTGACGTTGGGGCTTACTACACGCCGCGCCACCTAGCGACATTGACGGTGGATCAAGCCTTCGCCGGCTCGGAAGACATCCTCGCAGAGCGCGTGCTGGATGGGGCGTGTGGTTCCGGAATTTTGCTCACAACGGCCTATCGCCGAATGTTGGCCTACGGCGAGGCCAAGGCGGGCAAGCAGTGGACATTTACTGAACGCATCCAATTACTCGAACAGAATATCTTTGGGTCGGACATCAACGAATCCGCATGCAGAGTTACGGCCTTCAGTCTTTATCTTTGCGTACTGGAAAATCTCCAACCAGCCGACCTACTCAAACTGACCGAGCAAGGCAAAGCGCATCTGCCGACCCTGAATGAGCGGAACATCATTCGGGGCGCCAAAGGAGACTTCTTTTCAGGGGAGAACCCGCTGGTCAAGCGTGGCAATTTCACCTTGTTGATCTCCAATCCGCCGTGGTTGGAGCCTAAAGGCAAAGAGCTTCTTTCCTCCGATAGATGGGCGGCTGACCAAGGCTTTAAGATCCCGCGCAGGCAGGTCTGTCTCGCCTATATGCTCCGCGCGATAGATGCGGTCGACCCGGTGCGCGGACGGTTCTGCTTCATCCTTCCCGTCAGCAGCTTTGGTGCGCAGACCAGCCAGCCTTTCGTGCAGCTATGGCTCGACCGCTGCGAGCTGGATACGGCGGTCAACTTCGGAGATTTGCGCAAACTGCTTTTCGAGAATGCCAAGCAGCCTACCTTGGTAGTGGTTGCCAGGCCCCGCCGACCAAGAGAGGAGATTCCTTCGCCGGAAACCTTTGAGTATTGGACCCCCAAAGCTGATGTCAGCTTAGCCTTCGGTCGGCTAACTCTGCACGGAACGGATCGGCACACGGTTCAGACTTCCGTTCTCGCCTATGACAACTCGGTACTCACTACTCTGTACTGGGGCACTCCTCAAGACCAGGCGACGATCGCTGGTCTCGAAATGTTGGGACAGATTGGGGACTTGGTCGATGAGCCTGGATGGCAAATGACCAAAGGCTTTCACCTCAAGGACAGCGCGGTCTCAGAACCTGTATCGGTTGAGTCGATTGCAAGCGCACCATATCTAGACGCCAACGAATTTGCATTGCACGGGCCGCTTTTGGACGAAGGCGTGCTCGTGCGCTTTCCCGCCAAGGTTACCCATGTGGCCAAGCTATCAGAAAAGATCATTGGTGCGTTCCAGGGTCCTCGCATCGTATTCAAAGATGGGATGACGTCCGAGCGGAGAATTTGCGCCGGCTTCAGCACCAAGAAATTCTCTTTCAACAGTAGCACCACGGCGATCGTGGCACCCAAAAAGGAAGCGGACTTGCTGCGCTTCCTGTCCGTCTATTTGCATTCTGACCTGGTCCGATATCTCCTTCTCCTGACTGCCTATCAAATCAGTTTTGAGCGTGAAAGGGTAAGTCTGCTCAACGTCAAGCGACTGCCGTTCGTGCATCCGCGCGATCATTCCAACCCGCAGCGCGCCGCCGCCATCGTGGGCGAAGTGGCCGCGTTCGTGAAGGCGCTAGAGTCGTCACCGATCATCGGGCGTGAAGAGGTGTTCGATGGCTGGCGCAAACAGGCCGAAAAACTGATCAGCGAGTATTTCGGACTGACTACTTCGCAGGTTGCGCGGATTCAGGAGATGGTCCAACTGGTTGTTCCGGGACTACAGCCGTCTACTTATACAAAGCTACTCACCCCGCTGCAGATGCGTGCATCCGATCATGACCTGCAACTCTATGTGAAGGCCTTGCTGTCCGAGCTAGGCCAATGGCGCGACGCGATGGGCGGTTCAGGCGGCTTCGACGCTAGCCTGACCATCGGGTCGGCGCAAGCCCATGGCGCACTGGCTATTCTTCGACTGGATGCCATAGCGGAAAAATCCTCAAAAGCTGCTATGCGTCCCGAGGTCGCGGACCAGGCCGTTGCGACGCTAGTAAAAACACTGCAGCACAAAGGTGTGCTACCGGTGAAAGTGCGCGACAACGTGTATTTGGCAGCCGACATCGTTGTGCGCCACGGAGATTCGCTGTATCTGGTCAAGCCAATGGCTCGACGGTTGTGGCTACAGGCCGAGGCATTCCGGGACGCAGAGCGGGTGGTACGTTTCGTGCAGGAACAGGCGGCGCAGTGA
- a CDS encoding DUF2513 domain-containing protein produces the protein MKRDWDLLREQLLAIEDERDFKVAVLEGVTEEPTWQAGQSEAEFAKARAEYKRQEARVFGHLEMLIDSGYIEGVTVRHGSTGVFYGLSRPRLTMAGHDLLDTMRSKPVWEKIKSIAKAKGLELTLDAVKGLAEVALKSVLGS, from the coding sequence ATGAAACGGGATTGGGATCTCCTACGGGAACAACTGCTGGCTATCGAGGATGAGCGGGATTTCAAGGTCGCAGTGCTGGAAGGCGTAACCGAAGAGCCCACTTGGCAAGCCGGTCAGTCCGAAGCCGAATTTGCGAAGGCGAGAGCTGAATATAAGCGTCAAGAGGCAAGAGTTTTTGGCCATCTTGAAATGCTCATAGACAGTGGATACATAGAGGGCGTTACCGTTCGCCATGGAAGCACCGGTGTGTTTTATGGGTTGTCTCGCCCGCGCCTGACAATGGCGGGGCATGATCTGCTGGATACAATGCGATCCAAGCCGGTGTGGGAAAAGATCAAGTCCATCGCAAAGGCGAAAGGGCTTGAACTGACTTTAGATGCCGTCAAAGGATTAGCAGAGGTCGCCTTGAAATCTGTACTTGGCAGCTAA
- a CDS encoding TnsA endonuclease N-terminal domain-containing protein: MQARKIPKNYLVVTGGFASQKNDKMRGFESLLEKDHLLLLEFDDSVTSFDVQPVRIPVPGVRNGYVPDVLVHYKTNSDPPPRSQLIEVKTLEDLERNKQKYAPKFAAATQFAQARGWEFVIRDETQIRTSRLSNLKFLREYRNSTPTEQEVAQVLRCFTVVNSSSTLLNSLAASEEEKLRWLPVIWSMLLTKQLVTNLEVPFTGDVPLWLPESKE; the protein is encoded by the coding sequence ATGCAAGCTCGCAAAATTCCCAAAAACTACCTGGTTGTGACTGGAGGCTTTGCTAGCCAAAAGAATGACAAGATGCGTGGTTTCGAGTCTTTGCTCGAAAAAGACCACCTTCTGCTGCTTGAGTTTGACGATTCGGTTACATCTTTCGATGTACAGCCAGTGCGTATTCCAGTCCCAGGCGTTCGCAACGGTTATGTCCCTGACGTATTGGTCCACTACAAAACAAACTCAGACCCGCCGCCACGGTCGCAACTGATCGAGGTGAAAACTTTAGAAGACTTGGAGCGGAACAAGCAAAAGTACGCCCCCAAGTTTGCTGCCGCGACCCAGTTCGCTCAGGCGCGAGGCTGGGAATTCGTGATCAGGGACGAAACCCAAATTCGCACATCACGGCTCTCCAACCTCAAGTTCCTACGGGAATATCGCAACTCAACCCCCACTGAGCAGGAAGTCGCACAAGTTTTGCGCTGCTTTACCGTGGTGAACTCTTCCTCAACTTTGCTGAATTCCTTAGCCGCAAGCGAAGAAGAGAAGCTGCGATGGCTGCCAGTCATCTGGTCGATGCTCTTGACCAAGCAGCTGGTAACCAATCTGGAGGTGCCATTCACCGGTGATGTTCCCCTGTGGCTGCCGGAGAGCAAAGAGTGA
- a CDS encoding WYL domain-containing protein, translating to MIGTDVAWLDDLSFAQKQRLQFIEARLIWDGSVRRGQVCEVFDVTPNHLSRDFRRYRHHHAHSLEYDVEKKAYTRGRDFKPLLASGSAEEYLSLLQAYSTSKSTAVVPALGQVTAAESIMQPTGSIDPEVLRLIMLALREESGLALTYQSLNEPNPVPRTLWPHTLVFNGDRWHARAFDGRHNEFRDFVLARCSQAKLDPVVAPLAASEDKEWHEAETVDVIPAARLSANQKSVVAREFGMKATGDGEFVWSSSIRKCLVRYFLVRHRLEGGGSTTKQVPGQHPYLALKDPQLAIAYRFGGD from the coding sequence ATGATTGGTACAGATGTCGCTTGGCTCGACGATTTGAGCTTTGCCCAGAAGCAGCGCCTGCAGTTCATCGAGGCTCGGTTAATCTGGGATGGTTCTGTGCGCCGTGGCCAAGTCTGTGAGGTTTTCGATGTCACGCCCAACCACCTTTCACGTGACTTCAGGCGGTACCGACACCACCACGCCCATTCCTTGGAATACGACGTAGAGAAAAAGGCCTACACCCGAGGCCGCGACTTCAAGCCATTACTAGCTTCAGGCTCGGCAGAGGAGTATTTGTCACTGCTGCAGGCCTACAGCACCAGCAAATCGACTGCAGTAGTTCCCGCACTGGGTCAGGTCACCGCGGCGGAATCCATCATGCAGCCCACAGGCAGCATCGACCCGGAGGTCTTACGCTTAATAATGCTGGCGCTGCGCGAAGAATCGGGCCTTGCACTGACATACCAGTCGCTCAACGAACCGAATCCTGTGCCCCGCACCCTTTGGCCGCACACGCTAGTGTTCAATGGCGATCGCTGGCACGCCCGAGCCTTTGACGGCCGCCACAATGAGTTCAGGGATTTCGTACTGGCCAGATGCAGCCAGGCTAAGCTGGACCCAGTGGTAGCACCCTTAGCAGCCTCCGAAGACAAGGAATGGCACGAGGCGGAGACAGTGGATGTGATCCCTGCGGCGCGCCTATCGGCGAACCAGAAATCGGTAGTGGCACGGGAATTCGGAATGAAAGCCACCGGCGATGGAGAGTTTGTATGGTCCTCCTCCATCCGCAAGTGCTTGGTGCGCTACTTCCTGGTCCGCCACAGGCTAGAGGGTGGTGGTTCGACCACAAAGCAGGTGCCAGGGCAACACCCGTACTTAGCATTGAAAGATCCGCAGTTGGCGATTGCCTACAGGTTCGGCGGAGATTAA
- a CDS encoding Mu transposase C-terminal domain-containing protein: MIIVDDVHRKPINRAWITLAIDVNSRVCLGMYLSLDPPSAMSAGMCISHAIMPKEEWLLRRSVTTVEWPFWGVMSALHLDNAREFRGDMLKVACRQYDIDVHLRPVKTPRYGAHIERLMGTVTQGLKSVKGSTFSGPEERGEYDAEGNACMTFAEIEKWLILFFARYHLQRHDGIGMAPLQKYREGLLGTKTKPGRGLPARRLDGEALRINFMPFEERTVQAYGVLIDVHYYHDLLRPYIKAPHPDFPKHTRKFRFHRDPRDISEIYFFDEIAQRYVAIPYRNSSLPPVSIWEFRDGQSRAKEKGISLDDEKAIFAIITEQRALEADAAAKSKTARREQQRRVEHVKNRDDKAKDLPTVSGQAGPTQPPTAVRGYNPDEIKPFEDD; the protein is encoded by the coding sequence GTGATCATCGTCGACGATGTCCATCGCAAGCCGATAAATCGAGCTTGGATCACCTTGGCTATCGACGTGAATAGCCGGGTTTGCTTGGGTATGTACCTTTCTCTAGACCCGCCTTCGGCCATGTCGGCCGGCATGTGCATTTCCCACGCCATCATGCCGAAAGAGGAATGGCTGCTGCGGAGATCTGTCACAACTGTGGAGTGGCCCTTCTGGGGAGTGATGAGCGCGCTTCATTTGGACAATGCACGCGAGTTCCGCGGAGATATGCTGAAGGTGGCTTGCCGCCAGTACGACATAGACGTGCATCTGCGACCGGTCAAAACACCTCGCTACGGCGCTCATATCGAACGTTTGATGGGCACAGTCACGCAGGGCTTGAAATCGGTCAAAGGTTCGACGTTCTCAGGACCAGAAGAGAGAGGCGAGTACGACGCAGAAGGTAACGCCTGCATGACGTTCGCCGAGATCGAGAAGTGGCTGATTCTGTTCTTTGCCAGATACCACTTACAGCGGCACGATGGCATTGGCATGGCTCCGCTTCAGAAATACCGTGAGGGCCTGCTCGGTACGAAGACCAAACCAGGTCGAGGATTGCCGGCGCGCCGGCTTGATGGGGAAGCATTACGCATAAACTTCATGCCGTTTGAAGAGCGCACGGTGCAAGCTTACGGCGTGCTAATCGATGTGCATTATTACCACGACTTGCTGAGACCGTATATCAAAGCACCTCATCCCGATTTTCCGAAGCACACCCGAAAATTTAGGTTTCATCGAGACCCACGAGACATCAGCGAGATCTACTTCTTCGATGAAATCGCGCAGCGTTATGTCGCAATCCCGTATCGCAACTCGAGTCTTCCTCCAGTGAGTATCTGGGAGTTTCGCGATGGGCAGAGTCGAGCTAAAGAAAAAGGCATCTCCCTCGATGACGAAAAGGCCATTTTTGCCATCATCACCGAGCAGCGCGCGTTGGAAGCGGATGCGGCAGCCAAGTCAAAGACGGCCCGACGTGAGCAGCAGCGCCGAGTCGAGCACGTCAAGAATCGAGACGACAAAGCGAAGGACCTGCCCACCGTTTCTGGCCAGGCCGGACCAACGCAGCCGCCAACTGCTGTACGCGGATACAACCCAGATGAGATCAAACCCTTTGAGGACGATTAG
- a CDS encoding AraC family transcriptional regulator, whose product MNAPSLSLRRYGASHGSHAHAHFQVLLGLEGVLELEVQGRGRRIAAGQGCVIAPGEHHDFESREGARCLVLDTKQAGWARCAYDPAHSAQALALGNYLAHALQQRGSLAQHYGPALLLEAWQSLPSASTPTRYQRPIHWEQLATWTQQRLHEPLSVAQLAAQVFLSPTQFATRCRRETGLSVMQWLRRQRLALAVQLRGRGMSVADTALHCGYQSPSALTAALRRQSTDA is encoded by the coding sequence ATGAACGCACCCAGCCTCTCCTTGCGCCGCTACGGCGCCTCGCACGGCAGCCACGCGCATGCGCACTTCCAGGTGCTGCTGGGCCTCGAAGGCGTGCTCGAACTCGAAGTGCAAGGCCGCGGGCGCCGCATCGCGGCCGGCCAGGGCTGCGTGATCGCGCCCGGTGAGCACCATGATTTTGAATCCCGCGAAGGTGCCCGCTGCCTGGTGCTCGACACCAAACAGGCCGGCTGGGCCCGTTGCGCGTATGACCCGGCCCACAGCGCGCAGGCCCTGGCACTCGGCAACTACCTGGCGCATGCCTTGCAGCAACGCGGCAGCCTCGCACAGCACTACGGCCCCGCTTTGCTGCTGGAGGCCTGGCAGTCTCTGCCTTCAGCGTCAACGCCCACGCGTTACCAGCGCCCCATCCACTGGGAGCAACTGGCGACGTGGACGCAACAACGCCTGCACGAGCCGCTCAGCGTGGCGCAATTGGCCGCGCAGGTGTTCTTAAGCCCGACGCAGTTCGCCACGCGCTGCCGGCGCGAAACCGGCCTCAGCGTGATGCAGTGGCTGCGCCGCCAGCGGCTGGCGCTGGCCGTGCAGCTGCGCGGCCGCGGCATGAGCGTGGCCGACACGGCGCTGCACTGCGGCTACCAGTCGCCGTCGGCGCTGACCGCCGCCCTCAGGCGGCAGTCAACCGACGCTTAA
- a CDS encoding DMT family transporter — MPANLYALGAIALWALLASLGVSLKHVPPFLLTGVALLTGSALALPFVLRDRAQWRIPAATLALGVYGLFGFHFLLFIALRHAPAVEANLVNYLWPLFMVVLAPLFLRDVRLRTVHVAAALLGFAGAAIAILGAGSGATSAGGWSWGYLPALGSAFIWASYSLLTQRVPAFPTAAIGLFGLVSGLLSLLCHWALEPAAVLSAQDWLLLAVMGLGPLGAAFFLWDKALKLGDARQIGILSYLTPLGSTALLMLVSGRALTWSIGLAAVMIIGAALLGTRAK, encoded by the coding sequence ATGCCAGCCAATCTTTATGCACTGGGCGCCATCGCCCTCTGGGCCCTGCTTGCTTCGCTCGGGGTGTCACTCAAACACGTGCCGCCGTTTTTGCTGACCGGCGTTGCGCTGCTGACCGGCAGCGCGCTGGCCTTGCCCTTTGTGCTGCGTGACCGCGCGCAATGGAGAATCCCGGCCGCCACGCTGGCGCTCGGCGTCTATGGCCTCTTCGGCTTTCACTTCCTGCTCTTTATCGCACTGCGGCATGCACCGGCGGTTGAGGCCAACCTGGTCAACTACCTCTGGCCGCTCTTCATGGTGGTGCTGGCGCCGCTGTTCCTGCGCGATGTGCGCTTGCGCACCGTGCATGTGGCCGCGGCCCTGCTGGGATTTGCCGGCGCAGCCATTGCGATCCTCGGGGCTGGAAGCGGCGCGACTTCGGCCGGCGGCTGGTCGTGGGGCTATTTGCCGGCGCTCGGCTCGGCCTTCATCTGGGCCAGCTACTCGTTGCTGACACAACGCGTGCCGGCCTTCCCCACCGCAGCCATCGGCCTCTTCGGCCTGGTGTCGGGCCTGCTCTCGTTGCTGTGCCACTGGGCACTGGAGCCTGCGGCCGTGCTGTCCGCGCAAGACTGGCTGCTGCTGGCCGTGATGGGACTGGGCCCGCTGGGCGCGGCCTTCTTCCTCTGGGACAAGGCCCTCAAGCTGGGCGATGCTCGGCAGATCGGCATCCTGAGCTACCTCACGCCGCTGGGCTCGACCGCGCTGCTGATGCTGGTGAGCGGCCGCGCGTTGACGTGGAGTATCGGCCTCGCAGCGGTGATGATCATCGGCGCGGCCTTGCTAGGAACAAGGGCCAAATAG
- a CDS encoding TniB family NTP-binding protein, with product MTQSEFPHLKDSALALINSSDQDRILAIRGGTWVNYTLAKETVSQLEDLLAYPQVTRMPNILLVAPSNNGKTSILERFVSLHPPLLDPESEVTVCPVLMIECPSSPDISAFYSRILDALMAPYKPTAPPQEKLSQIKRLFKSLGVRMLILDEIHHLIAGTLNKQKDFRNALKSLGNETKVVIVAAGIEDAYNAFATDPQMSSRFYPVELPTWKANADFGSLLITMESRTPLKKPSNLKDPAKMLALHTRSEGTLGDICDLFKALAVDAIKSGVEEITLERIGTLRWVPPSRRKQHRRL from the coding sequence GTGACGCAGTCAGAATTTCCCCACCTCAAAGATTCCGCCCTCGCCCTCATTAACTCTTCCGACCAGGACCGCATCCTTGCCATTCGCGGGGGGACTTGGGTGAATTACACATTGGCTAAGGAAACCGTGAGCCAGCTAGAGGACCTCTTGGCCTATCCCCAAGTTACGCGCATGCCGAACATCTTGTTGGTAGCGCCGTCCAACAATGGAAAAACGTCGATTCTCGAGCGATTCGTGAGCCTTCACCCTCCCTTATTGGATCCTGAGAGTGAAGTGACGGTTTGCCCAGTTCTCATGATCGAGTGTCCGTCGTCGCCGGACATTTCGGCGTTCTACTCCAGAATTTTGGACGCCCTGATGGCGCCTTACAAACCGACGGCGCCACCCCAAGAAAAACTCTCTCAGATAAAACGCCTGTTCAAGTCTCTCGGTGTCCGGATGCTCATCCTCGATGAAATTCATCACCTAATAGCCGGGACTCTCAACAAACAAAAGGACTTCAGAAATGCGCTAAAGAGCTTGGGTAATGAAACTAAGGTGGTGATCGTGGCGGCGGGCATCGAAGACGCCTATAACGCGTTTGCTACCGATCCACAGATGTCCAGCAGGTTTTATCCTGTGGAGCTGCCGACGTGGAAAGCAAATGCCGATTTCGGGTCCTTGCTGATCACCATGGAGAGCCGTACTCCGCTCAAGAAGCCTTCCAATCTGAAGGATCCGGCGAAGATGCTTGCGCTGCATACGCGAAGTGAAGGAACACTCGGGGACATATGTGACCTATTCAAGGCGCTTGCGGTCGATGCCATCAAGTCTGGAGTCGAGGAAATTACCTTAGAGCGAATTGGAACCCTGCGGTGGGTACCGCCGTCTCGGCGCAAGCAACATCGACGGCTATAG
- a CDS encoding helix-turn-helix domain-containing protein translates to MTQPKTQLWVTEGTTVTNNGRDYVVIAIADINLAIAKDVLTGQSVLLKIGDMSLPNVVEASSSLSPSDIDLRAVSDEEWAAAESRRQLIQPLLSNRYGHAAAEKVAEEADVSRATVYRWALDFRNTGLLSSLLDRKTLRGGKGVGRLRPEVEAIIKSVQESFYDTEQKPSKEEAFTEIRRLCVNAGLPPQPKTLCEGVWPTQRAEHAPKVERAMQPPMIVMIQSRA, encoded by the coding sequence GTGACACAACCGAAGACTCAGCTTTGGGTGACCGAGGGCACGACAGTAACGAACAATGGCCGTGACTACGTGGTAATCGCCATCGCCGATATCAACCTCGCGATCGCCAAAGACGTCCTCACCGGCCAAAGCGTTCTTCTCAAGATTGGCGACATGAGTCTGCCAAATGTAGTGGAGGCCTCTAGCTCTCTTTCGCCCTCCGATATCGATCTGAGGGCGGTTTCTGATGAGGAGTGGGCAGCAGCGGAGTCTCGGCGCCAGCTTATTCAGCCATTGCTGAGCAATCGGTATGGTCACGCTGCTGCCGAGAAAGTCGCTGAAGAGGCCGATGTGAGTCGGGCCACGGTTTACAGATGGGCTTTGGACTTCAGAAATACCGGCTTGCTGTCGTCACTTTTGGATCGAAAAACCTTGCGTGGCGGCAAGGGGGTCGGCAGGCTTCGTCCAGAAGTCGAAGCAATCATCAAATCCGTACAAGAAAGTTTTTACGATACAGAGCAAAAACCTTCAAAAGAAGAAGCGTTCACGGAAATCCGCCGGCTCTGTGTGAACGCTGGGTTACCGCCCCAGCCGAAAACACTATGCGAAGGCGTTTGGCCGACACAGAGGGCCGAGCACGCACCAAAAGTCGAGAGGGCAATGCAGCCGCCCATGATCGTCATGATCCAATCAAGGGCGTAA